A window from Anomalospiza imberbis isolate Cuckoo-Finch-1a 21T00152 chromosome 8, ASM3175350v1, whole genome shotgun sequence encodes these proteins:
- the TCTN3 gene encoding tectonic-3 isoform X2, whose product MRGPRAVPLLPLLLASLSALSPAGASQRSGGSRSVSQVCVEKSLIFRSNTPYSTDIVSDPGGQDILFCVQLDDSKLNYFQLPQDIKESDFAEFLEKYGRHSFLAPSQVKPSFSAFYRAGDPILIYFDSSSVLSMLRQPVKMGASGLCVDGNPAGFLDSKSTSCTRIFANLSKSCMTDPALDAASYYRDFTVLKVPINDTVMPSMKVNVTAVSPPGAPHMKDNTCTNVVSEVIYEIEYSGTSGIQSVSVQFKVSNISANSSSSLQQHFTMHFWTRTLSHMLPRSGNPGYITGAPLLIANSGAVQHMSILRSESDGSCSQFLRHTVRFGRNMRTGCKISLSPIWEDSNCSYIQQKLYKAFQGMNRTEDFAITGSTHSAQAEEWMAILIQNCSVQAVNCTSCCLVPVTLEIQILWTKVGLLSNPQAQVLGTRHFYHCQPLKFLNTSMVPVTTVVTFTDMTDWPEPPRGQPQMHWKLPFDIFFPFKVALNVERTYRGDLAGYLLLILIMSSIFWF is encoded by the exons ATGCGCGGGCCCCGGGCGGTGcccctgctgcccctgctcctggcGTCGCTGTCCGCTCTCAGCCCCGCGGGCGCGTCCCAGCGCTCCGGCGGCAGCAG GTCTGTGAGTCAAGTGTGTGTGGAAAAGTCACTCATTTTCAGAAGTAATACCCCTTATTCTACAGACATCGTTTCTGATCCTGGTGGACAAGATATACTGTTCTGTGTGCAGCTGGATGACT CAAAGCTGAACTATTTTCAACTGCCACAGGATATCAAAGAATCTGATTTTGCAGAGTTCTTAGAGAAGTATGGCAGGCACTCTTTCTTAGCACCATCACAAGTTAAGCCATCGTTCTCTGCTTTTTACCGT GCTGGTGATCCAATCCTCATCTACTTTGATTCATCATCTGTATTGAGCATGCTTAGACAGCCAGTAAAAATGGGAGCCAGTGGACTTTGTGTTGATGGAAATCCTGCTG GCTTCCTGGACAGTAAAAGCACAAGCTGTACTCGGATTTTTGCCAACTTAAGCAAGAGCTGCATGACTGACCCTGCCCTAGATGCTGCTTCCTACTACCGTGACTTCACTGTACTAAAG GTCCCAATTAATGACACTGTTATGCCATCCATGAAG GTAAATGTCACTGCAGTCTCACCACCTGGAGCTCCCCACATGAAAGACAATACATGCACCAATGTTGTTTCTGAG GTGATCTATGAGATAGAATATAGTGGCACAAGTGGGATTCAGAGTGTTTCTGTCCAGTTCAAAGTCAGCAACATCTCTGCGAActccagctcctctctgcagcagcatttcaCCATGCACTTTTGG aCCAGGACTCTTTCTCATATGTTGCCTAGAAGTGGAAACCCTGGCTATATCACTGGAGCACCACTGTTAATTGCAAACAGTGGTGCCGTGCAACAT ATGAGCATATTAAGGAGTGAAAGTGATGGAAGTTGTTCACAATTCCTCAGACACACAGTACGATTTGGAAGGAATATGAGAACAGGCTGCAAAATCAG CCTATCCCCAATATGGGAAGACAGTAACTGTAGTTACATACAGCAGAAGTTATACAAGGCTTTTCAGGGGATGAACAGAACAGAAGACTTTGCTATAACCGGCAGTACTCATTCGGCCCAGGCAGAAGAGTGGATGGCCATTCTGATTCAGAACTGCAGTGTGCAG gctGTGAATTGCACTTCCTGTTGTTTGGTTCCTGTCACCCTGGAGATACAGATATTATGGACTAAAGTGGGCCTCCTATCCAACCCACAAGCCCAAGTACTGGGTACACGGCACTTTTACCATTGTCAACCCCTGAAG TTTCTAAACACGAGCATGGTACCTGTGACAACTGTCGTTACGTTCACTGACATGACCGACTGGCCAGAACCTCCACGAGGCCAGCCCCAAATGCACTGGAAACTCCCATTTGACATCTTTTTCCCATTCAAGGTAGCCCTGAATGTAGAAAGAACTTACAGAGGTGATCTGGCTGGGTATTTATTGTTGATTCTAATAATGTCTagtattttctggttttga
- the TCTN3 gene encoding tectonic-3 isoform X1 yields MRTERSCNIWALILFLIIFFPENVRVIFNCTNRVSTKSVSQVCVEKSLIFRSNTPYSTDIVSDPGGQDILFCVQLDDSKLNYFQLPQDIKESDFAEFLEKYGRHSFLAPSQVKPSFSAFYRAGDPILIYFDSSSVLSMLRQPVKMGASGLCVDGNPAGFLDSKSTSCTRIFANLSKSCMTDPALDAASYYRDFTVLKVPINDTVMPSMKVNVTAVSPPGAPHMKDNTCTNVVSEVIYEIEYSGTSGIQSVSVQFKVSNISANSSSSLQQHFTMHFWTRTLSHMLPRSGNPGYITGAPLLIANSGAVQHMSILRSESDGSCSQFLRHTVRFGRNMRTGCKISLSPIWEDSNCSYIQQKLYKAFQGMNRTEDFAITGSTHSAQAEEWMAILIQNCSVQAVNCTSCCLVPVTLEIQILWTKVGLLSNPQAQVLGTRHFYHCQPLKFLNTSMVPVTTVVTFTDMTDWPEPPRGQPQMHWKLPFDIFFPFKVALNVERTYRGDLAGYLLLILIMSSIFWF; encoded by the exons ATGAGGACCGAGAGGAGCTGTAATATATGGGcactgattttgtttttaatcatttttttcccagaaaatgtCAGAGTGATTTTTAATTGCACTAATCGAGTGTCCACAAA GTCTGTGAGTCAAGTGTGTGTGGAAAAGTCACTCATTTTCAGAAGTAATACCCCTTATTCTACAGACATCGTTTCTGATCCTGGTGGACAAGATATACTGTTCTGTGTGCAGCTGGATGACT CAAAGCTGAACTATTTTCAACTGCCACAGGATATCAAAGAATCTGATTTTGCAGAGTTCTTAGAGAAGTATGGCAGGCACTCTTTCTTAGCACCATCACAAGTTAAGCCATCGTTCTCTGCTTTTTACCGT GCTGGTGATCCAATCCTCATCTACTTTGATTCATCATCTGTATTGAGCATGCTTAGACAGCCAGTAAAAATGGGAGCCAGTGGACTTTGTGTTGATGGAAATCCTGCTG GCTTCCTGGACAGTAAAAGCACAAGCTGTACTCGGATTTTTGCCAACTTAAGCAAGAGCTGCATGACTGACCCTGCCCTAGATGCTGCTTCCTACTACCGTGACTTCACTGTACTAAAG GTCCCAATTAATGACACTGTTATGCCATCCATGAAG GTAAATGTCACTGCAGTCTCACCACCTGGAGCTCCCCACATGAAAGACAATACATGCACCAATGTTGTTTCTGAG GTGATCTATGAGATAGAATATAGTGGCACAAGTGGGATTCAGAGTGTTTCTGTCCAGTTCAAAGTCAGCAACATCTCTGCGAActccagctcctctctgcagcagcatttcaCCATGCACTTTTGG aCCAGGACTCTTTCTCATATGTTGCCTAGAAGTGGAAACCCTGGCTATATCACTGGAGCACCACTGTTAATTGCAAACAGTGGTGCCGTGCAACAT ATGAGCATATTAAGGAGTGAAAGTGATGGAAGTTGTTCACAATTCCTCAGACACACAGTACGATTTGGAAGGAATATGAGAACAGGCTGCAAAATCAG CCTATCCCCAATATGGGAAGACAGTAACTGTAGTTACATACAGCAGAAGTTATACAAGGCTTTTCAGGGGATGAACAGAACAGAAGACTTTGCTATAACCGGCAGTACTCATTCGGCCCAGGCAGAAGAGTGGATGGCCATTCTGATTCAGAACTGCAGTGTGCAG gctGTGAATTGCACTTCCTGTTGTTTGGTTCCTGTCACCCTGGAGATACAGATATTATGGACTAAAGTGGGCCTCCTATCCAACCCACAAGCCCAAGTACTGGGTACACGGCACTTTTACCATTGTCAACCCCTGAAG TTTCTAAACACGAGCATGGTACCTGTGACAACTGTCGTTACGTTCACTGACATGACCGACTGGCCAGAACCTCCACGAGGCCAGCCCCAAATGCACTGGAAACTCCCATTTGACATCTTTTTCCCATTCAAGGTAGCCCTGAATGTAGAAAGAACTTACAGAGGTGATCTGGCTGGGTATTTATTGTTGATTCTAATAATGTCTagtattttctggttttga
- the TCTN3 gene encoding tectonic-3 isoform X4 has translation MEILLVPINDTVMPSMKVNVTAVSPPGAPHMKDNTCTNVVSEVIYEIEYSGTSGIQSVSVQFKVSNISANSSSSLQQHFTMHFWTRTLSHMLPRSGNPGYITGAPLLIANSGAVQHMSILRSESDGSCSQFLRHTVRFGRNMRTGCKISLSPIWEDSNCSYIQQKLYKAFQGMNRTEDFAITGSTHSAQAEEWMAILIQNCSVQAVNCTSCCLVPVTLEIQILWTKVGLLSNPQAQVLGTRHFYHCQPLKFLNTSMVPVTTVVTFTDMTDWPEPPRGQPQMHWKLPFDIFFPFKVALNVERTYRGDLAGYLLLILIMSSIFWF, from the exons ATGGAAATCCTGCTG GTCCCAATTAATGACACTGTTATGCCATCCATGAAG GTAAATGTCACTGCAGTCTCACCACCTGGAGCTCCCCACATGAAAGACAATACATGCACCAATGTTGTTTCTGAG GTGATCTATGAGATAGAATATAGTGGCACAAGTGGGATTCAGAGTGTTTCTGTCCAGTTCAAAGTCAGCAACATCTCTGCGAActccagctcctctctgcagcagcatttcaCCATGCACTTTTGG aCCAGGACTCTTTCTCATATGTTGCCTAGAAGTGGAAACCCTGGCTATATCACTGGAGCACCACTGTTAATTGCAAACAGTGGTGCCGTGCAACAT ATGAGCATATTAAGGAGTGAAAGTGATGGAAGTTGTTCACAATTCCTCAGACACACAGTACGATTTGGAAGGAATATGAGAACAGGCTGCAAAATCAG CCTATCCCCAATATGGGAAGACAGTAACTGTAGTTACATACAGCAGAAGTTATACAAGGCTTTTCAGGGGATGAACAGAACAGAAGACTTTGCTATAACCGGCAGTACTCATTCGGCCCAGGCAGAAGAGTGGATGGCCATTCTGATTCAGAACTGCAGTGTGCAG gctGTGAATTGCACTTCCTGTTGTTTGGTTCCTGTCACCCTGGAGATACAGATATTATGGACTAAAGTGGGCCTCCTATCCAACCCACAAGCCCAAGTACTGGGTACACGGCACTTTTACCATTGTCAACCCCTGAAG TTTCTAAACACGAGCATGGTACCTGTGACAACTGTCGTTACGTTCACTGACATGACCGACTGGCCAGAACCTCCACGAGGCCAGCCCCAAATGCACTGGAAACTCCCATTTGACATCTTTTTCCCATTCAAGGTAGCCCTGAATGTAGAAAGAACTTACAGAGGTGATCTGGCTGGGTATTTATTGTTGATTCTAATAATGTCTagtattttctggttttga
- the TCTN3 gene encoding tectonic-3 isoform X3 translates to MTDPALDAASYYRDFTVLKVPINDTVMPSMKVNVTAVSPPGAPHMKDNTCTNVVSEVIYEIEYSGTSGIQSVSVQFKVSNISANSSSSLQQHFTMHFWTRTLSHMLPRSGNPGYITGAPLLIANSGAVQHMSILRSESDGSCSQFLRHTVRFGRNMRTGCKISLSPIWEDSNCSYIQQKLYKAFQGMNRTEDFAITGSTHSAQAEEWMAILIQNCSVQAVNCTSCCLVPVTLEIQILWTKVGLLSNPQAQVLGTRHFYHCQPLKFLNTSMVPVTTVVTFTDMTDWPEPPRGQPQMHWKLPFDIFFPFKVALNVERTYRGDLAGYLLLILIMSSIFWF, encoded by the exons ATGACTGACCCTGCCCTAGATGCTGCTTCCTACTACCGTGACTTCACTGTACTAAAG GTCCCAATTAATGACACTGTTATGCCATCCATGAAG GTAAATGTCACTGCAGTCTCACCACCTGGAGCTCCCCACATGAAAGACAATACATGCACCAATGTTGTTTCTGAG GTGATCTATGAGATAGAATATAGTGGCACAAGTGGGATTCAGAGTGTTTCTGTCCAGTTCAAAGTCAGCAACATCTCTGCGAActccagctcctctctgcagcagcatttcaCCATGCACTTTTGG aCCAGGACTCTTTCTCATATGTTGCCTAGAAGTGGAAACCCTGGCTATATCACTGGAGCACCACTGTTAATTGCAAACAGTGGTGCCGTGCAACAT ATGAGCATATTAAGGAGTGAAAGTGATGGAAGTTGTTCACAATTCCTCAGACACACAGTACGATTTGGAAGGAATATGAGAACAGGCTGCAAAATCAG CCTATCCCCAATATGGGAAGACAGTAACTGTAGTTACATACAGCAGAAGTTATACAAGGCTTTTCAGGGGATGAACAGAACAGAAGACTTTGCTATAACCGGCAGTACTCATTCGGCCCAGGCAGAAGAGTGGATGGCCATTCTGATTCAGAACTGCAGTGTGCAG gctGTGAATTGCACTTCCTGTTGTTTGGTTCCTGTCACCCTGGAGATACAGATATTATGGACTAAAGTGGGCCTCCTATCCAACCCACAAGCCCAAGTACTGGGTACACGGCACTTTTACCATTGTCAACCCCTGAAG TTTCTAAACACGAGCATGGTACCTGTGACAACTGTCGTTACGTTCACTGACATGACCGACTGGCCAGAACCTCCACGAGGCCAGCCCCAAATGCACTGGAAACTCCCATTTGACATCTTTTTCCCATTCAAGGTAGCCCTGAATGTAGAAAGAACTTACAGAGGTGATCTGGCTGGGTATTTATTGTTGATTCTAATAATGTCTagtattttctggttttga